In Anopheles gambiae chromosome 2, idAnoGambNW_F1_1, whole genome shotgun sequence, a single window of DNA contains:
- the LOC3290136 gene encoding mucin-2, whose product MLRQLLPVLCLVALCHAEIPIFEIGSFPADTDTKVAPSQKQEQFGGYVIEKPTEQLPEPTNQCQGGPDECGYEYEPPKCPWEDGQAQTVVETTTEVRTETSVQTTTATVTETIPTTVTTTLTSATPFCGTTNTYLPPDTTTTLPPDTKTVTVTQPPITTTKTLPPTTTTITSRGPPLTTERTVTPTTTIVISKTPFVTATRTVTPTSTNIITASSVSITRTITPTSTYISYMPSTTITRTVTPTSTNVFYADSVTVNRTVTPTSTNVFYLPSTTVNRTVTPTSTNVFYAGEVTVNRTVTPTSTNVFYLPSTTVNRTVTPTSTNVFYVASVTVNRTVTPTSTRLFYLDSVTVDRTVVPTSTVVITLDQTRTQTRTVTPTYVVQQTADTATVTRTLTPSYVVTQSVPTVTITRTVTPSSVLTTTASTTNVITRTVTPQATSTTTVTAPVRTITQTASTTVTVTPKLSVTPTIYSTVTLPPVIKTVCEPARTYLPDPGVTTITRTQTETKTEVSTTTVIACTPTNAYLPVKETAAANQLSPAFARVPSLHREVLPPQDDERNNLIWNA is encoded by the exons TTGCGCCAACTGTTGCCAGTGCTATGTCTGGTGGCATTATGTCACGCAGAGATTCCCATCTTTGAGATTGGCTCATTCCCCGCCGACACCGATACGAAGGTGGCACCCAGCCAAAAACAGGAACAATTCGGTGGATACGTCATAGAGAAGCCTACCGAACAGCTGCCCGAACCGACGAACCAATGCCAAGGTGGTCCCGATGAGTGCGGCTACGAGTACGAGCCACCAAAGTGTCCGTGGGAAGATGGCCAGGCGCAAACCGTCGTCGAAACCACCACCGAGGTCCGCACGGAAACGAGTGTCCAGACGACCACGGCTACCGTTACCGAAACCATCCCGACAACCGTTACGACAACTCTGACCAGTGCCACTCCGTTCTGCGGAACGACCAACACTTATCTGCCGCCGGATACGACGACCACGCTACCGCCGGACACTAAGACAGTAACGGTAACGCAACCACCGATAACGACGACGAAAACACTGCCACCAACGACGACCACGATCACCTCGCGGGGACCTCCACTGACCACGGAGCGTACCGTCACGCCGACTACCACGATCGTGATCAGCAAGACGCCGTTCGTGACGGCTACGCGTACCGTGACGCCTACCTCGACCAACATCATCACTGCCAGCAGCGTCTCGATAACGCGTACGATCACACCTACCTCGACGTACATCTCGTACATGCCCTCGACGACCATTACCCGCACCGTAACGCCCACGTCCACCAATGTGTTCTACGCCGACTCGGTCACCGTCAACCGCACGGTAACGCCGACGTCTACTAACGTTTTCTACCTACCGTCGACCACGGTTAATCGGACCGTAACGCCCACCTCCACCAATGTGTTCTACGCGGGTGAGGTCACCGTGAACCGCACCGTTACGCCGACCAGTACCAACGTGTTCTACCTACCATCGACCACCGTCAATCGGACCGTGACGCCTACCTCGACCAATGTGTTCTACGTTGCCTCGGTAACGGTGAACCGAACCGTTACGCCAACGTCCACTCGACTGTTCTACCTCGACTCGGTTACTGTGGACAGGACGGTTGTGCCGACTTCCACCGTTGTGATTACGCTGGACcagacacgcacgcaaacaCGCACGGTAACGCCCACGTACGTTGTGCAGCAAACGGCCGATACTGCTACCGTTACTAG AACACTCACACCATCGTACGTCGTTACACAAAGCGTACCAACCGTTACGATAACCCGCACCGTCACTCCGTCCAGTGTACTTACGACGACGGCTTCCACAACGAACGTGATCACACGCACCGTTACGCCGCAGGCTACTAGCACTACCACCGTAACGGCTCCCGTTCGTACCATCACGCAGACCGCATCCACAACCGTCACCGTTACGCCCAAGCTTTCGGTAACGCCGACCATCTACTCCACCGTTACTCTGCCACCAGTCATTAAGACCGTGTGCGAACCGGCCCGCACCTATCTGCCCGATCCGGGCGTTACCACCATCACCCGCACGCAGACGGAAACGAAAACGGAAGTGTCCACTACCACTGTCATTGCATGCACGCCTACCAACGCGTACCTGCCGGTAAAGGAAACCGCGGCCGCCAACCAGCTGTCACCCGCCTTTGCCCGTGTGCCCAGTCTGCACCGTGAGGTTCTGCCACCGCAGGACGATGAACGAAACAACCTGATCTGGAATGCTTAA